The following are from one region of the Leucobacter sp. Psy1 genome:
- a CDS encoding L-aspartate oxidase: protein MSAAVVCVVGSGVAGLSAVRAAVRAGAHVVLVTGDEFAVGDGAVGSAGNPVGRAANTVRAQGGIAAAIGPDDSDAEHLADTLAAGHGLVDAEAAEQLVTDGAEAVRSLLDEGFPADRDASGAPALGLEAAHGRPRIVHAGGDRTGAVLDAHLRAMVSALVLAGQVEVRGRTHVAELVVHGGAVTGVRVGSGAADTISADAVIIATGGYAALYPRTSNHPGARGSGIALAARAGAVLADLEFVQFHPTALVAPDSASAFLISEAVRGAGAVLRDGAGSRFMVEAHPRAELAPRDVVSRHIDRVMRERGETCVWLDATGIERDGGAGTLARRFPAIHAAVTGAGFDWVREVIPVAPAAHYTMGGIATDLDGRTNLSGLFAAGEAASTGVHGANRLASNSLLEGLVFGVRAGAAAAATSDSWRFRGRGMHDLLAGARTVVVPSGAAELPTLIAAATASRTESRGAHQREDFSKTDPAQARRAAIRPVIARATPIRRSTHLATEGAR from the coding sequence ATGAGTGCTGCGGTCGTCTGCGTGGTCGGATCCGGCGTCGCCGGGTTGTCGGCCGTGCGCGCCGCTGTGCGGGCCGGGGCGCATGTGGTGCTCGTGACGGGCGATGAGTTCGCGGTGGGCGACGGCGCCGTGGGGTCCGCTGGCAATCCCGTGGGTCGCGCCGCGAACACGGTTCGTGCACAGGGCGGGATCGCGGCCGCCATCGGCCCCGACGACTCCGACGCCGAGCACCTCGCCGACACCCTCGCCGCCGGACACGGGCTCGTCGACGCCGAAGCGGCGGAGCAGCTCGTCACTGACGGTGCGGAGGCTGTGCGGTCGCTGCTCGACGAGGGGTTCCCGGCTGATCGAGACGCCTCGGGTGCTCCCGCCCTTGGCCTTGAAGCTGCGCACGGACGCCCCCGCATCGTGCACGCCGGCGGCGACCGCACCGGAGCCGTGCTCGACGCGCACCTGCGTGCCATGGTCTCCGCACTCGTGCTTGCAGGGCAGGTCGAGGTGCGCGGCCGCACGCATGTGGCCGAGCTGGTCGTGCACGGTGGCGCGGTGACCGGGGTGCGCGTCGGTTCCGGCGCGGCCGACACCATCTCCGCCGACGCCGTCATCATCGCCACCGGCGGGTACGCGGCACTGTATCCGCGCACCTCGAATCACCCAGGTGCGCGCGGATCGGGGATCGCGCTCGCCGCCCGCGCCGGAGCCGTGCTCGCCGACCTCGAGTTCGTGCAGTTCCACCCCACGGCGCTCGTCGCCCCAGACAGCGCTTCTGCGTTCCTCATCTCGGAAGCAGTGCGGGGCGCGGGGGCGGTGCTGCGCGACGGGGCAGGCTCCCGATTCATGGTCGAGGCCCACCCGCGGGCCGAACTCGCGCCGCGCGACGTCGTCTCCCGCCACATCGATCGGGTGATGCGCGAGCGTGGGGAGACGTGCGTGTGGCTGGACGCGACCGGCATCGAGCGAGACGGGGGAGCGGGCACGCTCGCTCGGAGGTTCCCCGCGATCCACGCCGCCGTCACGGGTGCTGGTTTCGACTGGGTGCGGGAGGTGATCCCGGTCGCTCCAGCCGCGCACTACACGATGGGCGGCATCGCCACCGACCTCGACGGACGCACGAACCTCTCCGGCCTCTTCGCCGCCGGTGAGGCCGCCTCCACCGGCGTGCACGGCGCCAACCGGCTCGCGTCGAACTCGCTGCTCGAAGGGCTGGTGTTCGGGGTCCGCGCTGGGGCTGCGGCGGCGGCGACCTCTGACAGCTGGAGGTTTCGCGGGCGCGGCATGCACGACCTGTTGGCCGGTGCGCGGACGGTGGTCGTGCCCTCTGGGGCGGCGGAACTCCCGACCCTGATCGCTGCCGCCACCGCCTCCCGCACCGAGTCCCGCGGGGCGCACCAGCGCGAAGATTTCTCGAAGACCGACCCAGCCCAGGCGCGGCGGGCGGCGATCCGGCCAGTGATCGCGCGGGCGACGCCGATCCGGCGCTCCACCCATCTCGCGACCGAAGGAGCCCGTTGA
- the nadC gene encoding carboxylating nicotinate-nucleotide diphosphorylase, translated as MLTPHLIEAGVRAALAEDAPWGDLTAELAIPAHAQLTARFVARERGVFAGGEVLRAAFAQTDPRIAVSVLVAEGSAFEAGDVLAEIAGPARGVLTGERVALNFTQRLSGIATLTAEYVAAVAGTRARIADTRKTTPGLRAFEKHAVRAGGGTNHRFGLSDAIMVKDNHLAALGAVDAATTTAALRGLRERAGHTTAIIVEVDRLDQIEPVLEAGVTGILLDNFSIEDLAEGVRRVEGRAVCEASGGVSLDTVGAIARTGVDVISVGRLTHGARALDLGLDAV; from the coding sequence ATGCTCACCCCGCACCTGATCGAGGCCGGGGTGCGCGCCGCGCTCGCCGAGGACGCCCCGTGGGGCGACCTGACCGCCGAGCTCGCGATCCCCGCACATGCCCAACTCACCGCGCGCTTCGTCGCCCGTGAGCGCGGGGTCTTCGCCGGTGGGGAGGTGCTGCGCGCCGCCTTCGCGCAGACCGACCCGCGGATTGCGGTGTCGGTGCTCGTCGCCGAGGGGTCCGCGTTCGAGGCGGGTGACGTGCTCGCCGAGATCGCCGGGCCTGCCCGCGGCGTGCTCACGGGGGAGCGGGTCGCCCTGAACTTCACGCAGCGCCTCAGTGGCATCGCGACGCTGACCGCCGAGTACGTCGCCGCGGTCGCCGGGACCCGCGCCCGCATTGCCGACACCCGCAAGACGACGCCGGGGCTCCGCGCATTCGAGAAGCACGCGGTGCGTGCGGGTGGGGGAACGAACCACCGGTTCGGGCTCTCCGACGCGATCATGGTGAAAGACAACCACCTGGCCGCGCTCGGCGCCGTCGACGCCGCGACCACGACCGCCGCGTTGCGGGGCCTGCGGGAGCGGGCCGGGCACACGACCGCGATCATCGTCGAGGTGGATCGCCTCGATCAGATCGAGCCGGTGCTCGAAGCGGGAGTGACCGGGATCCTGCTCGACAACTTCTCCATCGAGGATCTCGCGGAGGGAGTTCGCCGCGTCGAAGGGCGCGCCGTGTGCGAGGCGAGCGGGGGAGTGTCGCTCGACACCGTCGGCGCGATCGCCCGCACCGGGGTCGACGTGATCTCCGTCGGCCGGCTCACGCACGGCGCCCGCGCACTTGACCTCGGACTCGATGCCGTGTGA